A window from Candidatus Rickettsiella viridis encodes these proteins:
- a CDS encoding helix-turn-helix domain-containing protein, giving the protein MSKKKVTGSAAEDPDITQYSANQSTDIVTRILRLLGNHSPSVKQRRLIKTLLFNISFKAELLFDKSLAPREQECLLFAALGCSSAQTAEILPIEKKTVEEFLSNTRKKLGCKNTTQAVVQGIRYGYISPEKYGQNPVKIRENKSLATQ; this is encoded by the coding sequence ATGTCTAAAAAAAAAGTCACTGGTTCTGCAGCAGAAGATCCAGATATAACACAGTATTCAGCGAATCAATCGACGGATATCGTCACCCGTATTTTACGATTACTCGGCAATCATTCGCCATCAGTCAAGCAACGACGACTGATTAAAACCTTATTATTTAATATTAGTTTTAAAGCTGAGCTTCTTTTTGATAAGTCATTAGCGCCACGGGAACAAGAGTGCTTATTATTCGCTGCTTTGGGTTGCAGTTCCGCTCAAACTGCCGAGATATTACCTATCGAAAAAAAAACGGTTGAAGAATTTCTAAGTAATACTAGAAAAAAACTGGGTTGTAAAAACACGACCCAAGCGGTTGTCCAAGGAATTCGTTATGGTTATATTTCACCAGAAAAATACGGACAAAACCCCGTAAAAATACGGGAGAATAAATCGCTTGCAACGCAATAA
- a CDS encoding DNA-methyltransferase — translation MLNTPISNNLLHSDVSQGAAYQILHGDCRNVLPTFPEKVALIVTSPPYADARQAHYDSVAPHHYTDWFVTFHEALWRALKPTGSLVLNMKDKIVQGVRQHYVWATIEKLIGLGWHCIDDYIWHKKTSMPGYWPTRLRDAWEYVFHLAKVKKPYVDQEAVKIPMAASTQQRIARFSGLKKRIVVSATGSRFQCNFANWRHKKQVLPTNVLHLCPENRNQGHPAVFPVALPQFFIRLLSKPQDLILDPFAGSGTTGLAALSLGRRCVLIDNQLPYCHVAERRLSQLIKEK, via the coding sequence ATGCTCAACACGCCGATCTCTAATAACCTGCTGCATTCTGATGTTTCACAAGGCGCCGCGTATCAAATTCTCCATGGGGATTGTCGAAACGTGCTACCCACTTTTCCTGAAAAAGTTGCTCTTATCGTGACTTCGCCACCGTACGCCGATGCGCGGCAAGCCCATTACGACAGCGTAGCTCCCCATCACTATACCGATTGGTTTGTTACCTTTCATGAGGCACTGTGGCGTGCGCTAAAACCGACGGGCAGTTTAGTACTGAACATGAAAGATAAAATTGTTCAAGGTGTACGCCAGCATTATGTTTGGGCTACGATCGAAAAACTCATCGGTTTAGGCTGGCATTGCATTGACGATTACATCTGGCATAAGAAAACCAGTATGCCAGGCTATTGGCCCACACGCTTACGCGATGCCTGGGAGTATGTGTTTCATTTAGCCAAAGTAAAGAAACCCTATGTCGATCAGGAGGCCGTAAAAATTCCCATGGCAGCCTCCACCCAACAACGAATAGCACGTTTCAGTGGATTAAAAAAACGTATTGTCGTTTCTGCCACCGGCAGTCGGTTTCAGTGTAATTTTGCCAATTGGCGCCATAAAAAACAGGTCTTGCCGACTAATGTTTTGCATCTATGTCCTGAGAATCGCAATCAAGGTCATCCGGCTGTTTTCCCTGTCGCCTTACCGCAGTTCTTTATCCGCTTACTCTCTAAACCACAGGATTTGATACTTGATCCCTTTGCCGGTAGCGGTACCACAGGCTTAGCGGCACTTTCTCTTGGACGACGCTGCGTTCTCATCGATAACCAGCTTCCCTATTGCCACGTGGCTGAACGAAGGCTAAGCCAACTGATCAAAGAAAAATAA
- a CDS encoding YdaS family helix-turn-helix protein: MWETALLKAIQQFDTMQQFSEKLGVPRESVSAWLHKNIQIPLEYALCIDSLTQGTVSWKELVPSYKVRLLRHIAFSIGPVTAYSCIQVCVSLHRIQALKNNRPQYNLPHANVFLGLDENNRIIFGEELFYHYQALGKKTIPALLFSLSALLAGKYDPKDLAQTLLMSERLAIGIALEKLIGNRQGKRTDLVKNKQKADFDEALWEKFPEVKEKSTTLIAYLIGFGNNHRKCFEQGKQILKYGCPQLINQLNQRKIALSTAAALTSLCHAKQKQILAGSKKEIIALTQQLKQTAKQKIVINPSKEI; this comes from the coding sequence ATGTGGGAAACGGCTTTATTAAAAGCCATCCAGCAATTCGATACCATGCAACAGTTTTCAGAAAAGCTGGGTGTACCGCGTGAAAGTGTCAGTGCTTGGTTACATAAGAACATTCAAATTCCCTTGGAATACGCGTTATGTATAGATAGCTTAACGCAAGGAACGGTGAGCTGGAAGGAATTAGTTCCTAGCTACAAGGTACGACTGTTGCGGCATATCGCGTTTTCTATCGGCCCAGTAACAGCTTATTCATGCATCCAAGTCTGTGTATCACTACACCGCATTCAAGCACTAAAAAATAACAGGCCACAATATAACTTACCTCATGCAAACGTCTTTTTGGGTTTAGATGAAAATAACCGGATCATTTTTGGTGAGGAATTATTTTATCACTACCAAGCGCTTGGTAAGAAAACTATTCCTGCCTTGCTATTTTCCTTATCCGCTTTGTTAGCCGGTAAATATGATCCAAAAGACTTAGCTCAAACCCTACTGATGAGTGAGCGACTAGCCATAGGTATTGCTTTGGAAAAGTTAATTGGAAATCGCCAAGGAAAACGGACTGACCTCGTTAAAAATAAACAAAAAGCCGATTTTGATGAGGCACTTTGGGAAAAATTTCCCGAAGTAAAAGAAAAAAGCACCACTCTAATAGCGTACTTAATAGGTTTTGGTAATAACCATCGAAAATGCTTTGAGCAAGGCAAGCAAATTTTAAAGTATGGCTGTCCCCAATTAATTAACCAACTAAACCAAAGAAAAATAGCCCTATCAACGGCGGCCGCTCTAACTTCACTTTGTCATGCCAAACAGAAACAAATTTTAGCTGGCAGTAAGAAAGAAATCATTGCACTCACCCAACAACTCAAACAGACAGCAAAACAAAAAATAGTTATTAACCCTTCAAAGGAGATTTAA
- a CDS encoding acyl-[ACP]--phospholipid O-acyltransferase — MPALPQFSLLKSQRFLPLFIIQFFGAFNDNVFKNALIVLITYQFVSQSKLWQELSVTLAAGLFILPFFLFSALAGQLADKLSKRNLIIIIKCLELAFMALASLGFYLHAVGLLMLTLFLMGTHSTFFGPIKYAILPDLLQKNELLGGNALIEASTFIAILLGTLLGGFLIVAQAGITWVSIIMLSASVMGLLASFYVPTTPKANPHLKINPRFIQATFEIIRQVKTEKKVFWAILAISWFWLIGATFLTQFPIFSKNFLKANASVVTIFLAIFTVGVALGSLLCNRLLKQKIGMQWIPLSLWLMSFFMIDLYFASRHLPLLTKGSHSLIGLRDFFYSISHWRICLDLLGLSMSAGVYIVPLYTLIQIDTVIGHRARSIAANNIINSLFIVVGSLVVLFLFKIDLSIIQIFLLLGILNLVIAMVTIFFIPEGLIKPVLRWVLKHLYDVKLTGFEHYKSAGDSVVIVANHTSFLDVVLLYAFLPDDLLFAINRFTARIWWVRPFLYFAKVFELDPLNPLAIKTLIHEVKRPGKCVIFPEGRITTTGALMKLYEGPGLIADHAKANLLPIRLQGAQYTHFSRLRGKVQIRWFPKISITILPPRRFVVDPTMSSRKRRQLIGVQLYEIMVEMLFRSTDYKKTLFQSFLEAKAIHKGPTKVLEDITRVPLNYNQLLTRCFILGSAIDRLTEYQETVGLLLPNMIGAVVTFFTLQAYGRVPALLNYSAGSAQIEAACRVAKIRCVLTSRKFIEAADLFNIILALSEQAIQIVYLEDIKAEISWKDKLRAALLSRFPHYYYHRKLKKITNTSDPAVVLFTSGSEGEPKGVVLSHENIQANMAQMTTQIDFNQKDIFFSALPLFHAFGLTACVILPIYHGIKTFIYPSPLHYRKVPNMIYECNATITFGTDTFLAGYGRYAHPYDFYSIRYVFAGAEKLKEKTRKLWMEKFGIRIFEGYGVTEASPVISVNTPMQNKPGTVGNFLPGIRYEIEPVAHIKDGGRLLVSGPNIMLGYLSAEQPGEIMPPSHGWYDTGDIVEVDGDGYLSIKDRAKRFAKISGEMVSLTAVENAIYDLWPDKHHAVLTIADARKGEQLILVTEYKLATRNDLLKFYQEKGLSELNLPRRLYFIDVMPLLGSGKVSYMEVKKWLENQR, encoded by the coding sequence ATGCCCGCACTGCCACAGTTTTCTTTATTAAAAAGCCAACGTTTTTTGCCTTTGTTTATTATACAATTCTTTGGGGCATTTAACGACAATGTTTTTAAAAATGCATTAATTGTTCTTATTACATATCAATTTGTTTCACAGTCAAAATTGTGGCAGGAATTATCAGTGACTCTGGCGGCAGGGCTGTTTATTTTACCTTTCTTTTTATTTTCAGCACTGGCGGGTCAATTAGCCGATAAATTAAGTAAAAGAAATTTAATTATTATTATTAAATGCTTGGAATTGGCTTTTATGGCCTTAGCTTCGCTCGGGTTTTATTTGCATGCCGTAGGTTTGTTAATGTTAACGCTATTTTTAATGGGCACACACTCTACTTTTTTTGGCCCGATTAAATATGCGATTTTGCCTGATCTTTTACAAAAAAATGAATTACTGGGTGGAAATGCACTTATTGAAGCAAGTACTTTTATAGCCATTTTATTAGGGACTTTATTAGGTGGATTTTTAATTGTTGCTCAAGCAGGTATTACATGGGTTTCAATAATAATGCTTTCTGCATCAGTGATGGGTCTACTTGCGAGTTTTTATGTGCCTACTACGCCTAAAGCTAACCCTCATTTAAAAATTAATCCACGTTTTATTCAAGCTACCTTTGAAATAATTAGGCAAGTCAAAACTGAAAAAAAGGTTTTTTGGGCTATTTTAGCTATTTCGTGGTTTTGGTTGATCGGAGCTACTTTTTTAACACAATTTCCAATTTTTAGTAAAAATTTTCTAAAAGCCAATGCGAGTGTAGTTACTATTTTTCTGGCTATTTTTACCGTAGGGGTTGCATTAGGATCATTGCTTTGTAATCGTTTATTAAAGCAGAAAATAGGTATGCAATGGATTCCTCTCAGTCTTTGGCTGATGAGTTTTTTTATGATCGATTTGTATTTTGCTTCACGTCATTTACCTTTATTAACGAAAGGGTCACACAGCTTGATTGGTCTTCGTGATTTTTTTTATTCGATAAGCCATTGGCGGATTTGCTTGGATTTACTAGGTTTATCCATGAGCGCAGGCGTTTATATTGTTCCACTGTATACGCTTATTCAAATCGATACCGTGATAGGACATCGAGCAAGGAGTATTGCGGCTAATAACATTATTAATTCTCTATTTATTGTGGTAGGGAGTTTAGTGGTTTTATTTTTGTTTAAAATTGATTTAAGCATTATTCAGATTTTTTTATTATTAGGTATTCTTAATTTAGTAATAGCGATGGTTACTATTTTTTTTATACCCGAAGGATTGATTAAACCCGTATTACGCTGGGTACTTAAACATCTTTATGATGTAAAATTAACCGGTTTTGAGCATTATAAGTCTGCAGGGGATAGTGTGGTTATTGTAGCGAATCACACGTCGTTTCTTGACGTAGTATTACTTTATGCTTTTTTACCGGATGATCTTTTATTCGCTATTAATCGATTTACGGCTCGAATTTGGTGGGTTCGTCCCTTTTTATATTTTGCAAAAGTATTTGAACTCGATCCATTAAATCCTTTAGCGATCAAAACATTGATCCATGAAGTAAAAAGGCCAGGTAAATGTGTTATTTTCCCTGAAGGTCGTATTACGACGACGGGTGCTTTGATGAAGCTTTATGAAGGCCCGGGATTAATTGCCGATCATGCAAAAGCCAATCTATTACCTATTCGTTTGCAAGGCGCACAATATACGCATTTTTCTCGACTTCGAGGGAAAGTTCAGATTCGTTGGTTTCCGAAAATCTCTATTACTATCTTGCCGCCTCGAAGATTTGTGGTTGATCCGACGATGAGTAGTCGAAAACGTCGGCAATTGATTGGTGTGCAGCTTTACGAAATTATGGTTGAAATGTTATTTCGTAGCACGGATTACAAAAAAACATTGTTTCAATCTTTTCTGGAAGCAAAGGCTATTCACAAAGGTCCCACTAAAGTGCTGGAAGATATTACACGGGTTCCTCTTAACTATAATCAATTGTTAACGCGCTGTTTTATTTTGGGCTCAGCAATTGATCGTCTAACAGAGTATCAAGAAACAGTAGGGCTATTATTGCCTAATATGATAGGCGCAGTGGTTACTTTCTTTACTTTACAGGCGTATGGGCGTGTACCGGCCTTACTCAATTATTCTGCAGGATCGGCTCAAATAGAAGCGGCATGCCGCGTCGCCAAGATTCGTTGTGTATTAACCTCAAGAAAGTTTATTGAAGCAGCGGATCTATTTAACATCATTCTTGCCTTGAGTGAACAAGCGATTCAAATTGTTTATCTAGAAGATATAAAGGCAGAAATTTCTTGGAAAGATAAATTGCGGGCTGCATTATTGAGCCGTTTTCCGCATTACTATTATCATAGAAAACTTAAAAAAATAACGAATACCAGTGATCCAGCGGTTGTTTTATTTACATCGGGCTCTGAAGGAGAGCCGAAAGGCGTTGTATTAAGCCATGAAAATATTCAGGCTAATATGGCACAAATGACCACGCAAATTGATTTTAATCAGAAAGATATTTTTTTTAGTGCATTGCCTTTATTCCATGCATTTGGATTAACAGCTTGTGTAATTTTGCCAATTTATCATGGTATCAAAACATTTATTTACCCGTCGCCTTTACACTATCGTAAAGTGCCAAATATGATTTATGAATGTAACGCTACCATTACATTTGGAACCGATACTTTTCTTGCCGGGTATGGTCGTTATGCTCACCCCTATGATTTTTATAGTATCCGTTATGTTTTTGCCGGTGCAGAAAAATTGAAAGAAAAAACAAGAAAGTTATGGATGGAAAAGTTTGGTATTCGAATTTTTGAGGGATATGGTGTGACGGAAGCTTCGCCTGTTATTAGCGTGAATACGCCTATGCAAAATAAACCAGGAACAGTGGGGAATTTTTTACCGGGTATTCGCTATGAAATTGAACCAGTGGCTCATATTAAAGATGGGGGTCGTTTATTAGTATCAGGCCCTAATATCATGTTAGGTTACTTGAGTGCTGAACAGCCTGGGGAAATTATGCCACCTAGCCACGGTTGGTACGATACCGGTGATATTGTTGAAGTAGATGGTGATGGTTATCTCAGCATAAAAGATCGTGCTAAACGATTTGCAAAAATTAGCGGAGAGATGGTTTCATTAACGGCTGTAGAAAATGCAATTTATGATTTATGGCCTGATAAACACCATGCAGTGCTTACTATTGCTGACGCAAGGAAAGGTGAGCAATTAATTTTGGTGACGGAGTATAAACTGGCAACGAGAAATGATTTGCTTAAATTTTATCAAGAGAAAGGTTTATCCGAGTTAAATTTACCACGTCGTTTATATTTTATTGATGTGATGCCCTTATTGGGCAGTGGTAAAGTTAGTTATATGGAAGTAAAAAAATGGTTAGAAAATCAGCGTTGA
- a CDS encoding replication-associated recombination protein A, which translates to MSTQYFTRPLADRLRPTCIDDFFGQSHLLGPGKSLRYTLVQGQLHSMILWGPPGTGKTTLAKIMANHAKARFESLSALLVGVKEIRNIAERAQSALNAEYPQNTLVFIDEIHRFNKSQQDALLPYIESGLFILIGATTENPSFELNNALLSRTRVYVLKKLSSEDIIDIINRALTNQEFGLGKQSLIITESAKKQLSMIADGDARQALNLLEIAADLAENNAIDEKTLQLITQTNLRRFDKQGEFFYDQISALHKSVRGTDPDAALYWLARMLDGGCDPLYIARRIVRMASEDIGNADPRGLQLALDAWEVQERLGSPEGELALAQAIVYLACTAKSNAVYTAFNAAMADAKEHGSLEVPLHLRNAPTKLMRHLNYGKDYHYAHNEADAYVHGECYFPEELADKQYYFPVPRGLELKIAEKLARLKKPQKT; encoded by the coding sequence ATGAGTACTCAATATTTTACTAGGCCACTTGCCGATCGTTTAAGACCCACTTGTATCGATGACTTTTTTGGTCAAAGCCATTTGCTTGGTCCTGGGAAATCACTGCGTTATACGCTTGTACAGGGACAATTACACTCAATGATTTTATGGGGGCCACCTGGAACAGGGAAAACTACCTTAGCAAAAATTATGGCGAATCATGCCAAAGCCCGATTTGAGTCGCTCTCCGCATTGCTGGTGGGTGTCAAAGAAATTCGAAATATTGCTGAACGCGCACAGTCTGCACTTAATGCGGAATACCCACAAAACACCTTAGTTTTCATCGACGAAATCCATCGCTTTAATAAAAGCCAACAAGATGCATTATTACCCTATATAGAATCAGGATTATTCATCCTCATCGGCGCTACGACTGAAAACCCCTCTTTTGAGCTTAATAATGCATTATTATCACGCACACGCGTTTATGTATTAAAAAAATTAAGCTCAGAAGACATCATTGATATTATCAATCGTGCTTTAACCAATCAGGAATTTGGTTTAGGGAAGCAATCATTAATTATAACAGAGTCCGCAAAAAAACAGCTCTCAATGATCGCTGACGGAGATGCTCGTCAAGCATTAAACCTTTTAGAAATTGCTGCTGATTTAGCGGAAAATAATGCTATTGATGAAAAAACACTGCAACTCATTACACAAACAAACCTACGCCGCTTTGATAAACAAGGCGAATTCTTTTATGACCAAATTTCCGCCTTGCATAAATCAGTACGTGGCACTGATCCCGATGCCGCACTTTATTGGTTAGCGCGTATGCTCGATGGTGGTTGCGATCCACTCTATATTGCTAGGCGTATCGTACGCATGGCAAGTGAAGATATTGGCAATGCCGATCCACGTGGGTTACAACTTGCACTCGATGCCTGGGAAGTTCAAGAACGTTTGGGTAGCCCCGAAGGTGAGCTTGCTTTAGCACAAGCGATTGTGTATCTCGCCTGTACCGCAAAAAGCAATGCTGTCTATACCGCCTTTAACGCCGCTATGGCAGATGCCAAAGAACATGGCTCACTCGAAGTCCCATTACATCTGCGTAATGCACCCACCAAGCTCATGCGACACTTAAATTATGGTAAAGACTACCACTATGCACATAATGAAGCCGATGCCTATGTACACGGAGAATGCTATTTTCCTGAAGAGTTAGCCGATAAACAATATTATTTTCCTGTTCCTCGCGGTTTAGAACTAAAAATAGCTGAAAAATTGGCAAGATTAAAAAAACCACAAAAAACATAA
- a CDS encoding response regulator, which produces MNHSTVKENLSSRSGRILVVEDNPLIQRIHLQLLQGLGCHVDCVTQGQDALRQLTYDLVFVDLGLPDISGEMVIEMIRAREAKRKRIPIIVVSAHGKEQELQCLTLGADQVLTKPVKIEDFRAILGDYNLLEKQ; this is translated from the coding sequence ATGAATCATAGTACTGTAAAAGAAAACCTATCTTCTCGATCGGGCCGAATTCTTGTCGTCGAAGATAATCCACTCATTCAACGCATACATCTGCAACTACTCCAAGGACTAGGTTGCCACGTTGACTGCGTGACTCAAGGACAAGATGCGCTTCGCCAATTAACTTATGATCTGGTGTTTGTCGATCTAGGTCTCCCCGACATCTCAGGTGAAATGGTGATTGAAATGATTCGTGCCAGAGAAGCAAAAAGGAAACGGATCCCCATTATCGTCGTTAGTGCGCATGGCAAAGAACAAGAACTGCAATGTTTGACATTGGGTGCTGATCAAGTGCTAACAAAACCTGTGAAAATAGAAGATTTTCGTGCTATTTTAGGCGATTACAATTTGCTCGAAAAGCAATAG
- a CDS encoding DUF6475 domain-containing protein: MLADDKKQFLQWLTLLTESFNRKVSSVLLESYWQCLESYPFMQVKQAMLNTLQNPARQKWGMPTPADLIVLIQGDNHQPARKAWSQVLSAIRTVGGYDSVVFDNAVIHCVITDMGGWVYLCQQSERELSFLAQAFENRYCDYQGKPLPRYPRLLKGRLEQEHESQGYTHTPPEPILLGNPECALAVYTQGNAQCSQTPLSLSQATQKFSQQQENNVLTKEK, translated from the coding sequence ATGCTAGCCGATGACAAAAAACAGTTTCTGCAATGGTTGACGTTATTGACCGAATCGTTTAACCGCAAGGTATCGAGTGTATTGCTAGAAAGCTATTGGCAATGCTTGGAATCCTACCCGTTTATGCAGGTCAAACAAGCGATGTTGAATACTTTGCAAAATCCTGCTCGTCAGAAATGGGGGATGCCCACACCGGCGGATTTAATTGTTTTAATTCAGGGAGATAACCATCAGCCGGCACGTAAGGCCTGGAGCCAAGTACTTTCTGCTATCCGCACCGTGGGTGGTTATGACAGCGTGGTGTTTGATAATGCGGTGATTCACTGCGTGATCACCGATATGGGCGGCTGGGTTTACTTGTGTCAACAATCGGAAAGGGAACTATCTTTTTTAGCTCAAGCATTTGAGAACCGCTATTGCGACTATCAAGGAAAACCACTGCCTCGCTATCCACGTTTACTCAAAGGCCGGTTAGAGCAGGAGCATGAGAGTCAGGGTTATACACACACGCCGCCCGAGCCTATTTTGCTAGGCAATCCTGAGTGCGCTTTGGCCGTTTATACCCAGGGCAACGCACAATGTTCTCAAACACCGCTTTCGCTTTCTCAAGCCACTCAGAAGTTTTCGCAACAGCAGGAAAATAACGTACTAACCAAAGAAAAATAA
- a CDS encoding tyrosine-type recombinase/integrase, with amino-acid sequence MPGLVKRGNIWHINKKVNGRRISESTGSGSLEEAERYLVRRLEQIRQASVYGIRPKRTFREAATKYLEEKDKSSLHVDAIYLKRLDQYIGDLPLDSIHMDSLRHYIQERTQQGVKRRTINCGLQVVRHILNLAEYEWKDEYNLSWLHKAPKIKLLRETDKREPYPLQLDEQARLLSELPLHLQHMALFAVNTGCRDHEVCHLQWKWEIKISEGSVFIIPAADVKNREKRLVVLNKNALRVIEEVRGEHSDYVFTFRGKPITRMLNSAWKKARARAGLPQVRVHDLKHTFGHRLRSAEVSFEDRQVLLGHKTQSVTTHYSAAELGNLIRAANKVCETGKHLVVLRKSGLVDTSRAKVAQGNLQEIKTSLRLV; translated from the coding sequence ATGCCAGGGCTCGTTAAACGCGGGAACATCTGGCACATTAACAAGAAAGTCAACGGCCGTCGCATTTCAGAAAGCACTGGATCAGGCTCGCTCGAAGAAGCCGAACGCTATTTAGTTCGGCGTCTTGAGCAGATTCGACAAGCGAGTGTCTATGGAATTAGACCAAAGCGGACTTTTAGAGAAGCAGCTACTAAATACTTAGAGGAAAAAGATAAATCAAGTTTGCATGTGGATGCTATTTATCTAAAAAGGCTAGATCAATATATTGGCGATTTACCACTTGATTCTATTCATATGGATAGCTTAAGACATTATATTCAGGAACGCACGCAGCAGGGCGTTAAGAGGCGAACAATCAATTGCGGCTTACAGGTAGTCAGACATATTTTAAACTTGGCTGAATACGAGTGGAAAGATGAATACAACTTAAGTTGGTTACATAAAGCGCCCAAAATAAAACTGCTTCGTGAAACTGACAAAAGAGAACCTTATCCGCTTCAACTTGATGAGCAAGCCAGGCTTTTAAGTGAATTACCTTTGCATTTACAGCACATGGCTTTGTTTGCTGTTAACACAGGCTGTCGTGATCATGAAGTGTGCCATCTGCAATGGAAGTGGGAAATTAAAATTTCTGAAGGCTCTGTTTTTATCATTCCCGCTGCGGATGTTAAAAACCGTGAAAAACGGTTAGTAGTTTTAAACAAAAATGCCTTGCGTGTAATTGAGGAAGTGAGAGGAGAACATTCAGACTATGTATTTACCTTTCGAGGTAAACCTATTACTCGGATGTTAAATTCCGCGTGGAAAAAAGCACGCGCACGGGCTGGCTTACCTCAAGTCAGAGTGCACGATTTAAAACATACTTTTGGTCATCGATTACGGTCGGCTGAAGTGAGTTTTGAAGATAGGCAAGTTTTGTTAGGCCATAAAACGCAGAGTGTAACAACGCATTATTCAGCCGCTGAATTAGGTAATCTGATTCGTGCCGCTAATAAAGTCTGTGAAACAGGGAAACACTTGGTAGTCTTAAGAAAAAGTGGATTAGTCGATACGAGTCGCGCAAAAGTCGCGCAAGGAAATTTGCAGGAAATAAAAACAAGTTTAAGGTTGGTGTAA
- a CDS encoding Rpn family recombination-promoting nuclease/putative transposase — translation MLSKFLDPKNDIAFKVIFGSEKNKDILIHFLNDILGFTGSQQIQSVEFLSTVQDPEIAAKKQSIVDVLCRDEKGTKLIVEMQVATTKGFEKRAQYYAAKAYAQQADKGEKYHDLREIIFIAIADCVLFPNKSGYKSDHIILDRDSYEHDLKDFSFTFIELPKFHKKEIAQLETLIEKWCYFFKYAANTKVADLEQIIGSDQIIKRAYEALDQFYWSENELALYEQELKRVRDNEAVLAQQIDDATEKGLQQGIQQGIQQGIQQGIQKGEYAFLHHLLQRKFHQVPQRYLDKMGCADADTLLKWGESVLDANNLTDIFNE, via the coding sequence ATGCTATCTAAATTTTTAGACCCTAAGAATGACATCGCGTTCAAAGTTATCTTTGGGTCGGAGAAGAATAAAGACATCCTCATTCATTTTTTAAATGATATCCTTGGCTTTACAGGTAGTCAACAGATTCAATCCGTAGAGTTTCTAAGTACGGTTCAGGATCCTGAAATTGCAGCAAAGAAGCAAAGTATTGTTGATGTCTTATGTCGTGATGAAAAAGGAACAAAACTGATAGTAGAGATGCAGGTTGCAACTACGAAAGGCTTTGAGAAGCGCGCCCAATATTACGCGGCCAAAGCCTATGCGCAACAGGCTGACAAAGGAGAGAAATACCACGATCTCAGAGAGATCATCTTTATCGCCATAGCCGATTGTGTACTATTTCCGAATAAATCAGGCTATAAGTCGGATCATATCATACTGGATAGAGATAGTTATGAGCATGATTTAAAGGACTTCTCGTTTACCTTTATCGAACTACCTAAGTTCCATAAAAAAGAAATCGCCCAGCTTGAAACTTTAATAGAAAAATGGTGTTATTTTTTTAAGTATGCAGCCAACACGAAGGTGGCCGATTTAGAACAGATCATCGGTAGCGATCAGATCATTAAGAGGGCTTATGAGGCTTTGGACCAATTTTATTGGTCTGAGAATGAGCTTGCACTCTATGAACAAGAACTTAAACGTGTTCGAGATAATGAGGCAGTACTAGCACAGCAAATAGACGATGCCACTGAAAAAGGCCTACAGCAGGGAATACAGCAGGGAATACAGCAGGGAATACAGCAGGGAATACAAAAAGGGGAGTATGCTTTTCTCCATCATTTGCTGCAACGTAAATTCCACCAAGTACCACAACGCTACTTAGACAAGATGGGCTGTGCTGATGCAGATACGCTTCTGAAATGGGGCGAATCCGTTTTAGATGCGAACAATTTAACAGATATTTTTAACGAATAG